Proteins encoded in a region of the Bombyx mori chromosome 23, ASM3026992v2 genome:
- the LOC101736110 gene encoding protein takeout, translating to MCDRLVLVFATAIAASLVSGSAAKLAPDFIHPCNDTTPACLIQATKDAIPEFSKGLPHLGVPSLDPFIIEELPIQLPGIKVTFYGGKATGLRNCEVLNVEAYLEKNVFKIEVRCNITIKGKYTAVGRLLLFPINGEGDSKIKIVNSVIKLNIHTKYYKDSNGRDHFGIKNYKFSFDYGERIHYTITNLFKGNPELSNTVLQFLNENWRVVTEEFGQPVVDYALNVTVNTAKKFFDAVPYDELLNVPIPKY from the exons ATGTGTGACAGATTAGTTTTAGTTTTCGCCACGGCGATTGCAGCAAGCTTGGTCAGCGGCTCTGCAGCTAAATTAGCAC CTGATTTCATCCATCCGTGCAACGATACCACACCAGCATGTCTAATACAAGCCACAAAAGACGCTATACCGGAGTTCTCGAAAGGTCTACCTCATCTTGGGGTGCCATCACTTGATCCGTTTATCATTGAGGAGCTGCCTATTCAATTACCAGGAATCAAAGTCACGTTTTATGGTGGAAAAGCGACGGGTTTGAGGAATTGCGAAGTTTTGAATGTCGA AGCTTACCTTGAGAAGAACGTTTTCAAAATAGAAGTTCGCTGCAACATCACCATCAAGGGGAAATATACAGCAGTAGGAAGATTGTTGTTATTCCCTATTAACGGCGAGGGTGACTCTAAGATTAAAATAG TGAACTCTGTAATCAAGCTGAACATTCACACCAAATATTACAAAGATTCAAATGGCCGTGATCATTTTGGCATCAAAAACTATAAATTCAGCTTTGATTATGGCGAAAGGATACATTACACCATTACGAATCTTTTCAAAGGAAACCCAGAATTGA GTAATACGGTACTCCAATTCCTGAACGAAAACTGGCGGGTGGTCACGGAAGAATTCGGCCAGCCGGTCGTGGATTACGCCTTGAACGTAACAGTAAATACGGCAAAGAAATTCTTCGACGCCGTTCCTTACGACGAGCTATTGAACGTGCCTATCCCAAAATATTAG